ATACGGGTATCCAAAGAAGTTTTGTGTTGAGACGACCAACAGTCTTGATGGTTATCCGTTTTATCGAAGACGGGACACTGGCGAAACATTTCCTATTTGTAGGGCAGCTCTGGATAATAGATGGGTTATTCCATAAAACCCGTATCTCTCATCTTTATTTGACTGCCATCTGAACGTCGAGGCTTGTTCAAGCATCCAAGTAGTAAAATACTtatacaaatacatatacaaggGCCATGATAAGATATCATTCAATGTCGTGCAGGATGGTGAGCAACGGCCTGTTGATGAAATCGATCAGTACCAGTCTGACAGGTGGGTTTCGCCCTGTGAAGCTGCTTGGAGAATTTTTGGTTTTGACCTATATGAAATGCACCCAGCTGTTTTGCCGCTTCAGATTCACTTGCCTAACATGCAAAAAATTCAAATCAGGCCTTATGAGCACCTCGATGCTGTCCTTGCAAATGAAAAAAGGTCTCGTACTCCTTTGACTGAGTTTTTCAAAGCAAATGCTGCAACACCTGATGGCACCGGCTTTCTGTACGGTCAGTTCACAGAAAAATGCAGGTGGGATACTTCTGCAAAAGAATGGCTGCAGAGGAAAAACAAAACCGTGGTTGTTGGTAGGCTAGCTTTTGTTGCTCCAGCAGAAGGGGAACGCTATTTTCTGAGGTTGTTTCTCGTGCATGTGCGTAGCCCTAAATCGTTTGAAGATCTCTTAACAGTGGATGGTTATAGATGTGCGACTTTTCAGGAAGCAGCCCTTAAACGAGGACTACTTGAGGAGGATGATGTTGTTGACCTTTGCCTAGCTGAGGCATGTGAGGTCAAAATGCCCGCTGCATTGCGCCGATTATTTACGACAATCCTCATTTTCTGCCAACCAAGTGACCCAAATGCAATGTGGCTGAAATACTACGCCGCTCTCTCTGAGGATTATAAACACCAGTTTCCAGATTCAGAGTCTAAGGTTAAGCAACTTACGGCAAGATCAGTTGAGCAATATTTAGAAGCAATGGGGAAATCGCTAAAGGCTTTTGGCCTTGAACATTTGAACGAGGCTCAGGATGCCGAGATTACAAGAACGAAAGACATACTTTATGCACTTGATGCGCCAATTCCTGACCATTGCATTACTTGTCGTGGTAGTTTAAACCCAGCACAACAACTTGCCTTTGATTGTATCATCGACCATGTCAAGCAAAAAAAACATGGTGCATTTTTTATAGATGGCCCTGGTGGAACGGGGAAAACGTTCTTGTATAATGCGTTATATGCAGAGGTTTGCTTGATGGATAAAATTGTCCTTGCAACTGCTACCTCAGGTAATGCCGCAGCCAACATACCATTTGGGAGGACCGCACACTCGAGGTTCAAGATACCAATTGATATTGATGCTTCCTTGGCTTGCGACGTTCCAAAGCAGGGTAGCTTAGCTGCATTGATACAAGAGACAACTTTGATCATATGGGATGAGGCCTCGATGGAAAGGAAAGAAAATGTTGAATCCCTCGATCTGCTCCTCCGGGATTTGTGTGATGAAAAGTTGCTCTTTAGCGGTAAACTCATAGTTTTTGGTGGAGACGTTCGCCAAGTTCTTCCTGTCGTTCCACGTCAGAAACAACGAGAAGCAGTAGCTGTTAGTTTAGTCAGTTCTGGTATTTGGCCTCAACTAACAAAGTTCCGGCTCATGGAAAACATACGTGCAAGGGACGATCCAGAACTTTCTGTATTCTTGCTTGCCCTTGGGTATGGATAGTTGCAGACCGTCAACAACAACTTTGTTCAGTTGCCGAGCAAGGTTGTTAGGCATGTGGAGGATGGCACCGATCCCATAACTGAACTAACTACGCTTATATTCCCCGAGTTTGATTCAAACAGCTTCAGTTCAGATATATTTACAACAAGAGAAATACTTACTCCAATGAATGATGATGTTGACACCATCAACACATATCTTATTCAACAGTTCCCGGGTCAGGCTGTGGTGTATAAAAGCTTTGACACGATGCTTGATGACAACTGTAATGTCTATCCCACAGAATTCATAAACACATTATGTCCTGGTGGGATGAGTCCTCATGAGCTCATCTTGAAGGAGGGCAGTCCAGTTATTTTACTACGAAATCTACTGCCATCCTCCGGCCTCTGCAATGGTACGAGGATGATATGTAAGAGGTTCTTCCCCAACCTAATTGAGTGTGTCATAATAACTGGACATCATAAAGGAAAACATGTTTTCATTCCACGCATTAAGCTAAGGCCAGCTGCTTCCTCAAAATATCCAATTCTCTTTcagaggaaacaatttcctatcAAGCTTAGCTTTGCAATGACAATCAACAAGTCTCAAGGGCAGACATTAAGTCAAGTTGCAATTTACCTTCCCCAGCCATGTTTTTCACATGGGCAGCTGTATGTGGCCTTGtcgcgagcaaggcaagcaaacCAAGTTACTGTCATCTCATCACATACTCCACAACACCTCTCTGCAACCCAAGTTCAAAATGTGATTTCTTATGATGTACTTAGGATGGCTGGCATTATATAATATGATTACTCTATATGTAAGTATTTCTAATGCTTTAAAGTTTTTTGTAATTCATATGGCAGGTAATGCTCGATTTCTTATCGGTTGTGCGACTCTAATTTAAGCTGGGTTGTTTTGCAGTTGCGCTGTTTCATTTTTCCTGATAGTTGCTGCTCAACAATATTTACATTCTAAGTGTACTGTAAGTTCAGCCATCTCTATTTCTTTTGTAAAAGCTTATTGCCGAAGGTTACATCTTCTTATGTTTGTGCTTGTACGTTACTTTGCAGGGAGTATTTCAAGTTGCTAAGTGGAATGGTACCAAGGTTGTTGTAAAGATACTTGATAAGGACAGTTAATCTGATCCAGAGAGCATGTACTTTTCTGAAACATTATCTTAATTTTTCTTAATTTGCATAATCTTCCATGCAGTGTTAGTATTTAGAAAATCTGCCCTGCATTGCTGGTCATGCTGAAGTATCAGATAACATTACTTATACTCCTTTATTTATCCTCTGAAATCTTAAATTAGCTGTTTAATACTTCTATAATTTACTTTCTTTTTGTGCTGCTTCATGAGTTATCTCTCTgcaattctaattatttttagaTAGGACTCTCTTGGCAATTCTACTCAATGGCTGATTGTCTAATTATGTCATATCCTAATTAACTTACTGTGTAGGAATGGTTTTAAAAACGAATTGACATTATTGGAAAAGGTGCGTCATTCTGAATATCATTTAGTTTGTCGGAGCAGCTACCCAAAATATCCCAAATGATTATTGTAGTAGAATTTTCATCCAACGTTATATTTGGTTTTGCTCCAAATGTTGATGTATATGGGCTCCTCGGATAAATTGTTTGATTCTTATTAAATATATGATAGTTCTTGTGTGTGTAGACCTATAAAAATTGAGATAGTTCTtgctgattttaattatgaatgTATGCACCAGCACTACAGAGGATTCAAAGAAGTTGATAtcttgaaaataattaaaatgcttgTTAAATTGTTTATTTGGTTTTGTCAAAGTTGAATGTAATTATTTTCTATTATATGGTCAGGAACTTGCCTAACTTGTGATAGTTGAGATTTTGGTAAGGTGCCAGAAATATTTTGCTCGGTAGTGGACGACATGAGTTGAAGGTAGCCGGATTTGGTTTGATACGATTGTCGAAGATATCAGCTGATGAATAAATTTTAAACTGGAAGACCCTGGAGCCTCTACTCTCGTAATGCGGGTAAGTAGTCAAGTAAGGAAACTGTCTGCAAATCTGCAATGGATTTTCCTTGCAAAAATAAGTGAACTCTTTTTTTCATCACCatgtattatatatattttgacaTAATATAAGAAACTTAATTGGATGGAAGTTTAACTTAATAACTGGCCAAGGAGCTTAAGTTATATGAATCGGAGCTTGAGTAAAAACTAACTGGCCAAGGAGCTTGAGTTCTATGAATCAAGCTAAAAGAATGGGATATTCTTAATTAGTTTTTGCAGTGTAGCTATCTATGCTGTTTATGGAAGACTAAGACAGAACAAGAAACTGCAGTTACTTGGTTACAAGCAACAAAGTATTGTAATTGTTAGGAGACTAGGCGTGTTGGGACCAATTCTCATACACCCTCTACCTCCTTCCTCTTACATATGGAGGGGTTGTTGGTTGGATGCTTACCTAATATATAGGCCGGAGTTTACATCTCGTGTAAACTCTTTCATGATTAACATAGTTATAAATTCAGGTGAATTTGCATGACTAATAGACCCCAATCTGATTTCAGTCATTTTTAAGGAATCAAGCACATATAATCAAGGCTCTTTTGTCAACTGAACATTCTGATTTACACTACTTATTTGATCTCAGACTAggttagataaattaagtgttgCCAATTGTCGGTCAAACACATTGTTGTACCGATTGATCTTGATGAACTGAAGCAAAATAAACATAAATTACTCAGTCTTCTAAATTTCTAATCAATTATGTCACTAATTACTAACTAAGAATGTAACTACCAGTGGTCACCCCTGTTCTTAGCATATAGACCTTAAACTAAGTTGCCAATTCAAATAAAATGAAACCTTTTCTAGGCATTTCCTTGTCAATCAACTTTTTTCTTGTGTGCTTTTCTTTTGGAGTAAGTGGACTGGATCAAATTTCTATTCTCATTAATTGCAGGTGTATATACTAACAACACCCGAGATCTACAAAGAGGAAATATTTGACAAGAGAGTGGATGCATATTCTTTTGCTGTTATTCTACTTGATACCAATGCAGAGGAAATGAGTTAACTCCAACTCTATGTATACAAAAGCACTTGCAAGCTTGTTCTCACTGTCTATGCATAATCCACTTTTTCTTCCTAGAAACTTATTATGTAATATTAAGTTAATTTTAAGTCTTTTGAATGTGGTTTTTCTAGAGGACCATGGAAGAGTTAAGAAGCTCGTGTTCTTAGCAAATACCAGTAAACCTTTTGGTCTGCAAATGTGCCTTCAAACTATCAGAGGCACCTACATTAAGTTTTACATTAAGGAAATACCAGTATTTATAAGAATATATGTTTGTATAATTCAGATTTATCATATATATGAAATAAAACTTTACTGTTATTTGTAtcctcaacaaaaaaaaaaaaattaatgaaattcatctatgctttaattatttatttatttttgtatgcGGGAGAATATGCACGATTTTAAATAGCAGGTATTTCAATTGGGACTATGATTAGTAACTAAGTTATGTTCTACATTCGTTAGATTAATTCTTAATCACTAATTAGGCAACCTAATTACACAACTTATTTTGCAAACCGATTTCAATTTCTTGGGGGACCGCGCGCGCTAGcgcgcggtccaacaactagtcaCCATAAACAATAGACAAGAAAAGACTATTCACAACGTTCATCTAAAGAAAAATTAGACACCATCGATCTCAAAATGAACCaaacatgtaaatggtgaaAAAATGTAATACCCATGCCCTTACCTGACGAAAAAGCTAAATTGGTCCCCATGTAAAAATAAAGTACACATATAATGTGTTTCACTTTTATTATTTTGCTCACAATATATTGTCTAACCACGTGCACTTCTTCGCCTGATCGATTTGCAGCACATAACTAACACTACAAGTGTATTATGGATTAAAATATTCTATCGGTGTAGGTAGCACCCAAGAAAAAACTTTGGTTCCAAAGGTTGAGAATTCTTTTTCCATGAGTCGGTTACATCTATTAGGCTACATATACGTAAACCATTTCCCTTTTAACTTTAACCTTAATATGAACTAATTAAAATCAGAAGAGTATTTAGTTATAGTAGAATGAAACATGTTGAAGTACTTATTCTATTTTAGTAGCTAAGCAGGTTAAAATGTGTTGTGCAAGGTCGAAGTAATAACCAATACATAACTTTGATCTTGCGTATCTTGATCTTCGTTTTTTTCCAATATAGAATTCCAGAACTACTCATTATTTTACCAACATTATTAATCAATTTtattacggatatttcatgaaatgccctcgagttttactgtaattcaccaaacgcccatcaagtttcaacaattcataaaatacccctaacaATCCGTACAAATGCCCaccatacccttactaataacgcgtcgttagtccgccgttagctaagtttctaattcaccaaatgcccctaatcccaaacttatttcaccaaatgcccctaatctcaaacttatttcaccaaattcaCTAACATTAAATTTAGCTAGTTTTGGTGTTCcagcggctagtttttgtgtatGAAAAGTAGCTGTTGGTTCTGGTAGGCTATTGAAACCCCCTTGCTAGGATTGTTCATgtaattttgttgttgttttgctTTGCTTTTCTAATTTTATAAGATTTCTATCATGAGTTttgtttcaaaatcatcatccacacacaATGAGTCCATATATATTAGAGTTcctaacaaattttgttattgtggtaggaaatttTCCATCCGAAGCTCTGATACAACgctcaatccacaaaggttgtactacaagtgtgatccttgcaaCAATCTAAGATGGTGtaagggagtagttgagcaagaaaacaGGGGACAGCAGCTTGAAGGGCAACACATGAAGCTTAGATGAAGGAGAAAGTACTGAAAATAGGGgaaacagtaagatgcaagaggaattgaagcaaatgaagaaaaagctaaaacaacaacaaaaagtagttaaacttgtaatacaaatggggatattgatgtttgtaacCCTACTGTTTATAATCATGAAGTAGACACAAtgaatgagaaataaaatcacatttcataaataattgtTGTTGCATAAATTGCACAAAATACCAAAATGGGAAGCATATCTGTTTTTTAGCTTCACTTACAAAACATCTTTGCACTAACTACATGTAATGTTGTTTTCTACTTAATGAATATGTGCAAGATCAAAATATCTGTTCAAAAAACTAACCAAAAAACCAACTGTGCTCCTAAACCATTCCCCACCTCATGCTTGCTTTGATTTCTCCCCCTTTGGTGCTGCCTTGGATGTGCTTGCTCCATCATCACTAGTTTTCCTCTTCCTTGTTGAAACTCTTTGTTTTGGTGGTGCCTTGGAACTTCCAGTGCCAGACTTGCAAGTCCTTGCATTGTGGCCCATTTCCTTGCATTTGCTACACT
This sequence is a window from Spinacia oleracea cultivar Varoflay chromosome 1, BTI_SOV_V1, whole genome shotgun sequence. Protein-coding genes within it:
- the LOC110791145 gene encoding uncharacterized protein, whose product is MSQTRETFIKLHHTEHANTDYEIISDPVHSRPEPPTLPETNYQLRRTAGNVIVKLLILYQHHMITPFPACYGSGLGEVALEVPLAVIGQPLPCESLELLLPHYCPKCSAKKFAYESLHFCWGDGEVELASSDYPPELVRLFTSQDEDALHFRKYARLYNNLFAFSSLGGANYAKTHKGIYVFKLHGQIYHYIPDLLPDNDNPKYLQLYFYDAQHEAENRLCCFPELREDIINILMNITQKNPYARFFRSLKEIEINDNTQIVVNKHTIPDPSVYNAPTSDEVAVILPDATSSSESSSPHILVSGKSNESHRIMHYYGCYDPLQYPLLFPCGDCGWNQGLKRMSTGGQRQLSVQQDPIMSCAVHTAEDLLSHEALCATESRPKADKHISCREYYSYKLQSRPNNLLLRADLYQGILDTVESGENNAANVGRRVVLPPTFIGGPRDLKKRYLNVMALVQRYRKPDLFVTMTCNVNWPEIKQEFAVGEEAQNRPDLVSRIFRAKLLALKKQIMEKHVFGEVAAMIYVVEFQKRGLPHAHFLIILKPAFKIKSPADYDRFGSANHCKYGYPKKFCVETTNSLDGYPFYRRRDTGETFPICRAALDNRWDGEQRPVDEIDQYQSDRWVSPCEAAWRIFGFDLYEMHPAVLPLQIHLPNMQKIQIRPYEHLDAVLANEKRSRTPLTEFFKANAATPDGTGFLYGQFTEKCRWDTSAKEWLQRKNKTVVVGRLAFVAPAEGERYFLRLFLVHVRSPKSFEDLLTVDGYRCATFQEAALKRGLLEEDDVVDLCLAEACEVKMPAALRRLFTTILIFCQPSDPNAMWLKYYAALSEDYKHQFPDSESKVKQLTARSVEQYLEAMGKSLKAFGLEHLNEAQDAEITRTKDILYALDAPIPDHCITCRGSLNPAQQLAFDCIIDHVKQKKHGAFFIDGPGGTGKTFLYNALYAEVCLMDKIVLATATSGNAAANIPFGRTAHSRFKIPIDIDASLACDVPKQGSLAALIQETTLIIWDEASMERKENVESLDLLLRDLCDEKLLFSGKLIVFGGDVRQVLPVVPRQKQREAVALQTVNNNFVQLPSKVVRHVEDGTDPITELTTLIFPEFDSNSFSSDIFTTREILTPMNDDVDTINTYLIQQFPGQAVVYKSFDTMLDDNCNVYPTEFINTLCPGGMSPHELILKEGSPVILLRNLLPSSGLCNGTRMICKRFFPNLIECVIITGHHKGKHVFIPRIKLRPAASSKYPILFQRKQFPIKLSFAMTINKSQGQTLSQVAIYLPQPCFSHGQLCAVSFFLIVAAQQYLHSKCTGVFQVAKWNGTKVVVKILDKDTIYAVYGRLRQNKKLQLLGYKQQSIVYILTTPEIYKEEIFDKRVDAYSFAVILLDTNAEEMS